CGCCGAAGGCGGCGCAACCACCACCGCCAGCGTGCGTTTCGCGCGATTATAAGTTTCGCGCGCATCGGTTCCACGCACATCTGTAACGCGATTCGACTTGAGAACTTCCGCTTCGATTCCCAAGCTTTGCACGCGCTTCCAAATGCGATGTCCGTGTGCAAAGTCGAGCGCGGCGGGAGTAAAAATTGCGCGCTCGGGTATCCAGACTTTGTAGTTCGAGGTTTGAGGTTGCAGCAATTCGGCGGGTGAAATAAGCGTTGATGTCATCGCATCAACAGACGCTTCAGCCACCAAATCGCTGCCTCTAATGCAAGAAAAGTACGATCGGGTTCGACCGTCCTTCTGAGGTGATTAACGATATTGGCTTGGCCCGAAATCGGCCTGATAATATTCGGCAACGTGTGTGCCCGGCTTCACAATCTCATCGATGCGTTTCTTATCCTCGTCGGTAATTTCGACATCGAGCGCTTTCAAATTGCCTTCGAGTTGCTCCATCGTGCGTGGGCCAATGATGGGCGATGTTACTGCAGGGTTCGCGGCGCACCACGCGATGGCGAATGCATCAAGTGCGCAGCCTTTTTCTTTGGCTAAAGCTTCGACGCCTTCAAGGGCATCCCACGCCGCATCGGGCACCGGCTCACCCGAACGAAACTTGCCGCTCTCGTAGCGCGAACCTTCGGGGCCTTTTTCATTGCGACGGTATTTGCCGGTGAGCATTCCGCCAGCGAGCGGGCTCCACGGAATAATGCCGAAGCCAAAAGTTTGTGCAAACGGAAAGAGCTCTCGTTCGGCGCGGCGGTCGAAGATGTTATACGGCGGCTGCTCGCTGACGAAGCGGTTAAGACCGAGCTTCTCGCTTTGCCACAAACTTTCGCAAAGCTGCCATGCGCCAAAGGTTGAGGTGCCGATGTAGCGCACTTTGCCACTGCGCACCAAATCGTCGAGAGCGCGCAAAGTTTCATCAATCGCGATGTCGCTTTGCGGGCGATGAATCTGATACAAATCGAGATAATCGACATCCAGGCGGCGCAGCGAATCTTCGCAGCCTTTGATGATATGCAGTCGCGAGTTGCCCTGCTCGTTCGGGCCTTCGCCCATTTTTCCGTGAACTTTTGAAGCCAGAAAAACCGCGTCGCGCTTGCCTCTTAAGGCTTTGCCGGTAATGGTTTCGCTGGCGCCCTGTCCGTAAACATCGGCGGTGTCGAGGAAGTTAATTCCTGCATCGAGCGCGCGATGAATGACGGCAATCGAATCGGCTTCTTCAGTTCCCCAACCGAAGTTCATGCAGCCCAGGCATAGCGGTGAAACTTTAGCGCCGGTGCGCCCCAGATTTTTGTAATCCATATAGCTCCTGAAATTCCGGCGCGCATGGGGCAATTTCCTATCCGAAAAGCAAAAAGAGTACGGTCGATTTTGACCGTACTCTTTTGTGTAGCGCTTCTTTTATGGAACTACAGGCTTGCTTACGGCTTCGCTCGGAACACTTTCTCCGCGCAACGATTCCAGACTCCAAGTTGGAAAAACGGGCTTTACTGTCGGTGCGTTTTGCGCTTGTAAAGCACGGATTTCTTTCGTTTGCAGTTCCGCTGCGGCGGCGCGTTTCTTCCCTTCAGGATGATCCGACATCCATTGGTCAATGCGTGAGCTGCTGCCGTTCTCGGCGGCGAGTTTTGTCAGCAAACTTACCATGCCCTCAGGATTGAACCCGGCCCGTGCCATGCGCTCCATACCCAGGCGGTCGGCTTCGCTTTCATGACTGCGACCGTACTTTTGCGTCATCGAGAAATCGAGAATTCCCAGAGCCTGCTGTGCGAGGTTCGGAAGTCCGGCGATGGCTGCGCCTACGCCAAAAAGCAAACCACGCTTGGACGCCTTCTTATATTGCTGTGCGTAATGATGCTTTTCCGAATGTGTGATTTCGTGCGCCAGAACAGCCGCGAGTTCGTCGTCGGTCTGGGCAACTTTGCGTAGGCCTGTATAAACGTAGATATAACCGCCTGGCAGTGCGAAAGCATTGACTTCGGGGCTGTCGATAACCTTGAACGAGTATTTGAACTCCTTGTCCGAGGTTGCAGCCAACCGGGAACCGATGGCTTCGACCCAATCGGCGACAGGGCCGCGCACGATTCGCGCCTGACTTTCGATTTGCTTGGCCGCATCCGCGCCCATTTTGCGTTCTTTGTCAGGCGAAATCGAAAACAAACCGGCGTGCGCCGTTTGAGGCGACGCCGCACAAACCGAAAGAAACAGCGCGAGAACCAGAAGAAAACGGTTTTTCATAAGACAGAAAAAGTACGGTCGGTATCGACCGTACTTCTGATTAATTCGTTGCTTTCATTGACGTGCTTTTCAGGTTGAATGTGAGCGTTCCATTGAATCGCTCCGAGGCTGCGAAAGACGTGGGCGTGTCGCCCGGATTTTTCGCGGGCGACGAAATGATGCCCGCAAGGTCGCCGCCAAGTTTCAAATCGGCGCGCACAACCTGTCCGGCAGCTGCGTCGAACCAGAAGATTCCGGTCACTTTCTGCGACCCGCTCGAAAGCCGCGTGCCCTTGCCTGCTGGATTCAGTCGCGCGGCTTTGGCTTTATCCAAATCGAGCAAGCCCTGCATCGCCACGCGATACGCACGCTTGCCGTTAACTTCTTCTTCGTTGCCCAGAGTCAGGTCGAATTTGCCGAGCGGCAACAGTTCGAGGGCGGGACGGTCGGCGGCGTTGGCAGCGGGAACCGGCAAACGCGATTCGACGCTCCATGTTTCGCCGGGCGCGACCTCGCGGTTAGGCCACAAAGCGGGAAACAATTGCAAAGCCATCGAACGCATCAAACCCGCAACATTTACTGGCAAGCCGGTTTTCGGTTCGGGCGTAGCGGCGGTTTCTTCCGGCGTTTTAAGCGAAACGATGCGCTCAATTTTTGCGTTTTTGGAAACGAGTAGCGCATAGTTGGGATTAACGAGCCACGGCACCGGGGTAGTTTTGGCGTTCTTCTGTCCGTTAAAGGTGAACGTCATTTCGCCAGCGTTGGCATCGAGCACTAGGTTTTGCTCCCACGCCGAACCTTTGAGTTGCACGCGCGGAAACGACAGCGCGACAACAGCGCCGCCATCGGTTGCTACTTCGCGCGTGTCCAGGTTAAGCGCGGCGTTGCCGTTGAGTTTGACGTCGAGCGGAATCCCCGCGAAGAGAATCGGTGCCGAGGCATCGGTTTCGACTGTCATCGTGCCATCGAGCGCGACATCGTAGGCGAGTTGTTCGCCCGCGCGCCACTTGTGTTCAAGCGTCGCTGCCTGAACCGATTGAAAAGCTGCGCCCGATAAAACGAGAGCGAATGCGGCCACCGAAAAGCGCCGCGAAATTTGAGATTTCATAAAACTCCTGCGAACTGTTACTATGTGTTCGCGCCACGACAGACGCTCCATAGGCGCCGACGCTCAACTTTTTTCGTTACGAAGTACGGTCGAATTCGGACACCCGTGCCCAACGTGAAACCGGCCACTTGCCTTATTCAATGACCGAACGCTGCGCCGCGAACGGCAGCGCATCCACATCGTTGAAGTCCTCGAAATGATTATCGCCGAAACGCTCGCCGGGGCTGCGATTGTCACCGGGCCGCATTTGCGGATTCATAATCATTTCGGTGCCCATCTGGAAGTATTCGGTTGCAGCCCAGCGCAATTCTTCCGCAGTGGAATACGGAAACGAATAAATCTCGACACGCACGCCGCGCGCTTTTAGAAAATTCACCAGATCGACGAAATCGCCATCGCCGGAAACAATCGCAACAACATCCAGCCGTTCGCTCATGGCAAGTGCATCGAGCGCGAGGCCCATGTCCCAATCGCCTTTGGCCGAACCGTCGGGGCGCTGTTTTAAATCTTTGGAGCGAATTTCATAACTATTCGAGCGCAGCATCGCGAGGAAGTTGCTCTGGTCGATTTCGGGCGTTTGCACAACATAAGCAATCGCGCGCACAAGAGGCCGGTCGCGCGCCACATAATCGAGAAGTTTGGCGAAATTGAGCTTGGAGCCATAAAGGTGTTTGGCTGCATAAAACATATTCTGCACATCGATAAAGACGCCGACACGCTGATCCACCGAACGGGGCATAACGATTCTCCACTTTCAAAATAAGCCGCTTTGCGGTCGCCGCGAGTGTATCAATCCTTAAACTGCACCCGATGAAAAAGTACTGGTCTGTGGCGCTGCTCGGCTGGCAGGATTCACTCGCCTATCGCTTCAACGCTCTGGTTTGGGTTCTCTACGCGGTCTTGCCGTCGCTCACGCTGATGTTCGTTTGGCTCGCGGTTTACGAAGGGCCGAAAAAGAAAAGCATCGCCGGCCTCGATTTGCCCGCGATGATGACCTATTATCTGGCGGTGACGGCGCTGTCGGTTGCGATTACGCCGAACTTCGAGTGGGAAACCATGACGCAAATCCGCGAAGGCAAAATCACCGGATTTATCGTGCGGCCCATCGGTTTTTTCGGCTATCGCATGGCGCAGGAAACCTCGTATCAAATCATCAAGACGGCGATGATGCTTCCGGCATTTGCCCTGCTCGTCTGGGCGTTCCGCGATTATGTTCGCATTCCGCCGATGAGTTTTGGGCGCATTCTCTTTTTTATCCTGTCGGCAATTCTCGCTTACATTCTCTTAACGCAAATTAAATTCATGCTGGCAATTTCGGCGTTCTGGCTGGCTGAAGCGCAAGGTTTTCTAGAAATCTGGCATATTCTCATGGGCGTTTTCGCTGGACGCCTGCTGCCTTTGGCGCTTCTTCCAAGGTGGCTGCAAAGCCTTGGCGGCGTGCTGCCGTTTTCTTTGATGTATGCATTTCCCCTTGATGTGCTGCTCAAAGATTTGACACTTGTGGAAATCGGAACAGGCTTCGCGCGCCAACTCCTCTGGATAAGCGTATTAGCGGTCGGGGTGCGCGTGATGTGGCGGCGCGGCTTGCTGGCATACGAAGCGTATGGCGGCTAGTACGGTCGAAATCGACCGTACCTTTTGCGATTCTCTATTTTTTATGATTAACACGGCTTTAAAAGAATGGGCTGCAACCTGCCTCGCCCTCGCGCGCGGCGAACAAATCGTGATTTTACGCAAGGGCGGCTTGCGCGACGACGAAGGCACGTTTGCCCTCGAAAGTCCCGCGTTCTGGCTGCAACCAACGTATTTTCATCACGCCGAGCATCTGGTCAAGCCAGAGTTTCAAAGCGTGTTGCAAGAGGCGGAACGCAGGCAAGAAAGCGGCGAGAACGACCGGTTCATTCGCTTACAGTTGTGGGCACGCGTTGAGAAAGTGTGGAGCGTAGCACCACAAAATGACGCCGCGCTTGCGAATATTCCGCACATCTGGAGCGAGGCGTATCTCGACGTGCGACGTGCTTTTCGCCCTGACACGCCGATTTTGTGCGCGGCGTTGCGGGTTTACTCCGCGTCCACAAGTCACATTGTTCCGATGCAGCCGCAGTTTCTCGGATGCCGTTCATGGCTCGACCTGCCACGCTCGCTTCCGACCGAAAATTCAATCGCAGTGCTCGACGATACGGCATTTGCAAAACGCATCGGGGAAATCACCGAAATTTTGGGATAGCCGCACAAGACAGGTACACTGCCGCGCCAGAAAAGGAATCTTTATGAGCCAAGAACGCGAAGACGAACCGAAAATCACAGTTGTTGACCGCCGCATGTTGAGCGACGACGACCGCGCGGGAAAAAGCCCGTCACCAGCGGAGGCGCCACAAGTCGCAGCCGCTGCGCCGGAAACCGAACTTGAAGTTGTCGCCGACGAAGACGATATGGGCGAAGAAGCCGGCGAAGAAGCAATCAGCGACGAAGAAATGCAGCAAATGCGCGCGGCGATGGAAGCCGAGCAGTTTGCGGCGATTGAAGCGCGCGTAGGCCGTCCGCTGACCGATACCGAGAAAGATGCAGTACGGGCCGAAATGGAAAATCAGGCACGTGAGCAAGCGCAGCAGATGTCTACGCTCGAAGTCGCGCCGATGATGCAGCAGTTTTTGGCCGAAATCTCGGCGCGCGCGGCGATTCACATGGGCCTGATGCCTAATCCTTATACGCGCCTCATCGCTAAGAACGACGCCGAAGCGCGCTTGGCCATCGACACATTCGCGGCGGTTTATGAAGTTCTCAAGCCGCGACTCGACCCGGCCATTCAAAAAGAATACTCGCGTGTTCTCAACGATTTGCGTGTGAACTTTTCGCAGCAGACGGGTCTGCCCGCCGGTGGCTTCGGCTCGTTCGGCGGCCCGAAAATCATTCATTAATCTGGAAGTACGGTCGAAAACGACCGTACTTTTTTCTCCATGCCTCTTCTGGTTAGCGAACAAAACGCCGAACTTTTCGGCCCGCTTGCACTGACGCGCGCCACGTTCGAATTGCGCGCGGGTGCCTTGTGCCCACTGGAACGTGCGCTTTTTGTCACCAACGATGTGGCGTTGCGTTGCCGCGAAGAACTTGCGCCCTATTTGCGTGCGAAGTATCGAATTCCCGTCAACGAGGACTGCGAGGGCGAAGAGTTTCCCGGCCTACCGGCTGACACGCCGTGGGAAATTCTGGCGCACAGCGACAAACTCATCACTGCCGATTACAGAACGTGGAGCACGCAGCCCAACTTCCGCGATACCGCGCTGATGAACGGCGCGCACATCGTCGGTTCACCGAGCGATGTTCACATCGGACACGGCGCCGTCGTGCAGCCCGGCTGCGTTCTCGACGTTTCCGGTGGCCCGATTATCATAGCGCCGCGCGCGGTGGTGAAATGGTCGCAGATTCAGGGGCCAGTTTTCATCGGCGAGGGTTGCGTGGCGGATGGCGCGCGTTTGCGTCCCGGTACAAGCCTCGGCCCGAACTGCAAAGTCGGCGGTGAGATTTCGGCGAGTATTTTTCAATCGCGTGTCAACAAGGCGCACGATGGCTTTGTTGGAAATTCCTGGGCCGGTCGTTGGGTCAATTTTGGTGCCCTCGCGACAACAAGCAACTTGAAAAACACTTACGGCACGATCCGCATTCAAACCGCGCCTGAGGAAACGCTCGACACGGGCACGCAGTTTCTGGGGTCTCTCGTCGGCGACCACACCAAAATCGGTATCGGGCAAATGCTGACAACAGGAAGTCTCATTGGCACCGGCTGCAACATTTTCGGAGGCGGCGTTGCGCCAAAGTGGATTCCTTCGTTCGCGTGGGGCGGCGCAGCAGGTTGGGCCGAACATCGTCTCGACGATTGCCTCAAAACGGTGCGGGCAACATTGGCCCGGCGCAACGCGGTTCTGCGTCCCGAATCGGAAGCAGTTCTCAGGGCTGTTTTCGACCGTACTGTCGAAGAACGAACTCATTTTTTTAACAAAAAAGCCGCTCCTTAAAAGGAGCGGCTTTTTTGTTTGGGTGCGACGTTACTGCACAATCGTCACGTTGCGCGCTGTCGTGATTCCGTTGTCGAAGGAGCCACGAACACGCACACGGTCGAAACGGTTAAAGCGGTCGGTGCCCGTGTAAATCACGGTGTACAGCTGACCGTTATCGCCGCGCACACGAATTTCGTTGCGCGCTGCTACAATCGATTCAATCGTACCGGTGAAATCCACGTTGGTTCCGGCAACGGGAGGAGGCGTTGTGTTGGTTGCCCGATAGACCTGAACTGTGGCGTCGCGTACAACGGCACCGTCGAAGAAGCCTTCAAAGGTGACTGTTTCGCCAACAGTGAATGTGCCCGTGCCACCAATGGGTTCAACAACAAAGGTTTCACCCAGACGGTGGCGTAAGAAGAGCTGTTCGCCGCGAATCGCCGTGATGCGTCCACTTCCAGCGCGCTGACGTGCGGTTGTCACCACAACGACGTTGTCGGCCTGGAACTGCGCGCCACGAATACCGGTAACGGTTACGCGGTCGTTGAGGTTAAAGCGCGCTGGCAAGGGAACGGCGGTTTGAACCGTCAGAAGCTCACCGGCATCGCTGCGCATCGTAAAGGAATAGGCGTTAATTGTCGAGGTCACAACACCACTCAAGGTTTCGCGCTGCTGGTTCACAGGAGGGTTGATCGGCGGATTATTGGGCTGGTTAATTGGTGGATTGATCGGACCGTTCGGATTGCCGGCGTTGGACGTGATGTAAACCGTGCGCTGAGCTTCGTTCCAACTCACGGTTGCGCCCAAAGATTCCGAAACAAAGCGCAGCGGCACCAGCGTGCGGCCAAAGCGTGTTTGCGCGGGCACATCGAGAAAGCGCGTTTGTCCATTGACATTCGCCTGCGTCGAGCCGATGCGTAATTGCATTTGCGTCGCGCCGCTCGTGGCGAAAACGGTTTGTGTGTTGGCGTCATAATCGACGTTGGCGCCCAACGCTTCAAACACGCCACGCAAGGGCACCAGGACGCGGCCTGCGCTTTGTGTCGCGCCAGTTGCGCCCAGATTTAAAACTTGCCCATTCAGCAAAACGGTAATGCCGCCTTGTGCGTGAGCCGCGCGGACACCAAGTGGTGCGTCGTTTCCATTCCATGCTGTAGGTAAAGCACCACCGGCAAGAGCCAATGTCAGTGCGACGCTTGTCCATCGTTTTGAGTTTTTCATGTGTGTCTCCTGAAAAGAAAAGGCCCTACGCTTACGGCAAACGTAGGGCCAAAGATTGAACGAGGAAGTACGATCGATTTCGACCACACTTCTTCGTTTTACGCTGTTTTACAAGCGGTCGATGTCGGTTGCGGTGACAACGCCATTCGAATAGTAACCCTGAACGCGAATCCGCATACCCTCAGGCAGCGAAGCGTTATAGCGCACATCGTATACGCGACCGTTGTCACCACGAACGCGCAGATTACCGTTATTGAGACCCAGCACAACACCGGTGAAGTTGACACGCTGCGACGTATCCGAGCCACCGTTGTAGCCCCCATTGTAACCGTTGTCGCCGGTAAGGTAAAGCGTGGCGTCACCGATAATGTCGCGTCCCGTCTCACGTCCGACGACACGGACGTTGTCACCGGTGCTCACTCCCGAGTTAATTGAGTTATTCAGTGTGACAACGTAGGTCTGACCGTCGGTGCCGCGCACTTCCACAACACGCGAAGAACGAACGCGAACAATGGTGCCCGTGATGTCAACGCGGCGGTTCGTGCCGTAGGTATCGTTGTAGCCGCCATTGTATCCACCGTTGTAACCACCGGCATTGCCCTTGGCTGTGCGCTCCAGTTGGGTCGCCTCGAAGGTGCTTCTGTCGATCATCCGACCTTCGGCACGCACGCGATCGCGGCTGTTGAGAAGACGGCCCTGATCGTTTGGCAGACGCACCCAGATGCTTTTCGTCTGGCCATCGGGAACAACAGTGATCAGGTTATTGTTGGTCACGCTCATAATGGTGCCGGTGAGAGTGGTGCGACGACCGCCCCAGTTTCCGCCATTATTGCCGCCATAACCGCCGCCGTTATAACCACCATTGTATCCACCGTTGTTACCGCTATCGATGCGGTCGATGTCGGTGGCCTGAATGAGGTCGCGGCCTACGAGATTGCCCTGCACAAACACGCGTTCGCCTCGATTGAGCGAAACATTGCTTCGGGTTTGGACAACATAGGTTTGGTTGGTGCTGTCGCGACGGACGCTAAAACGAGTGTTGCTAAGTTCGCTGACAACAGTGCCCGAGAAAGTAATGCGGCCATTGTTGGAACCATTGTTCCAGCCGCCGTTATTTCCGCCATTCCATCCGCCGTTACCTTCGCTGATAATGCGAACCGAATCGGCGCGAAGAGTATCAACGCCTTCACGTTCACGAATGCGGCCAACAATCTCAACGCGATCATTGACATTCAAATTGCCTGGAACAGTGTTGCGTGCGCGCACACGGTAGGTACGTCCGTCGGTCGCGCGGATCTCAAAGTTACGATCCGAACGGTTGTGGCTGGTAACCACGCCGGAGATGCGAACCGTGCGCGAGTTGCGGTCGTTATAGTCATCGTCGTTGTTGCGACCCCAGACCTGAGCCTGAGCTGCAGTTGGAGCAATAACCAAAGCGGCACCGGCGAGAGGCAAAACCAAAGCGCCTAAAGTAAGCGCGGATACGGCCTTACGATTGAGGTATTTCATGAGAGTCTCCTGAGAGTTCACCGCTACAGGGCGGCGTCTTGGGGTTGTGCATGGTTCGACGCCGCTGTAAATCACGTGTTCAAAAACAGTTCGAGGAGTAGGGTCGAAATCGACCGTACTCTCTGGAACGGCTAAACTCGCGCCGCTTATTTTAAACATTTAATTGAACCTCCAGGAGTATTCGTGTCTTCTCATTCTTCGGCGTTAATGATTTCGGTTTCAGGCATTCGCGGCGTCATCGGCCACGCACTTTCCCCCGGCAACGCACTTGATTTCGTGCAAAGCTATGCAGCGTTTCTGAAAAATCAGGGCAAAGAAAAGCCGCTCGTGTTGCTTGCACGCGACACGCGCCCTTCCGGCGAAATGATGCGCCACGCCGTTCTGGCGGGCCTCATCGGTAGCGGCTGTCGCGTTCTCGATCTGGGGATTGTTTCGACGCCGACGTTGCAGCTTTCGATTCCTTTTCACAAAGCCGACGGCGCGATTTGTATTACCGCGTCGCACAATCCCGTTGAATGGAACGCACTGAAATTCTTTCAGCCTTCGGGAATGTATCTCGATAAAACGATGGGCAGCGAAGTAATTCGCATTTACGACAACAAAGATTTCGTATGCGGAACGTGGGAAACAATGGGCAGCGTCGAAACCGACGACACCGCCATCGAGCGCCACATCGCCGCCATTTTACAGCTTGTCGATGCCGACAAAATCCGCGCCAAAAAATTCAAAGTGGTGCTCGATGGTTGCGCCGGCGCGGGCAACACGATCTCACCGCTTCTGCTGCGCGAATTGGGCTGCGATGTGGTGCATATCAATGCGGCGCTCGATGGAATCTTCCCGCATAACCCTGAGCCATTGCCGGTAAACATGGTTCAGCTTTGCGACGCCGTGAAAGCCAACAACGCCGACATCGGTTTCGCGCACGACGCCGACGCCGACCGCGTCGCTGTCGCCACCAATGATGGCGAATTCATCGGCGAAGATTACTCGCTCGTCTGGGCGATTGCGCATTACCTCAAGAACCGCAAGCGCGGTCCGATTGTCACCAACCTTTCGACTTCGATGGCGGTGGAAGCTGTTGCCAAACAATACGACTGCGCGGTTCATCGCTCGGCTGTCGGCGACGCGAATGTATCGGCAATGATGCATGAAACCAAAGCAGTTATCGGCGGCGAAGGTAACGGCGGCGTCATTATGCCCGATATTCAATACGGGCGCGACGGCATTGCAGCGTTGGCTTTTACGCTCGATTTTCTGGCAACAGAAAATAAAACCAGCGGCGAACTGCACCGCGAAATTCCGCACTTCTTCATCACCAAAAGCACAATTGATTTCCCTAACGACAAAATGAAGCCGCTGCTTGCGTGGCTCAAGTCGAAGGAAAAGACGGCGCGCGCCGACGAGCGCGACGGCTTGAGATTGGACTGGCCCGCAAATGGTGAAACCACAAGTTGGGCGCACATTCGCCCATCGGGAACCGAGCCTTTTGTGCGCGTGATTTGTGAAGCTAAGACCGAAGCTGAATCGAACCGCATGCAAAAGCATTTGCGAGATGAAATCGCTTCGATTGCTGGTGCGCTATAGGTAATAGAAGTACGGTCGAATTCGACCGTACTTTTCCACCATGAAATTCGATTATTCGCTCGATTTCAAAAGCATCGACTTTCGCAAGCAGCCGGAGCTTTATCGCATCGGCAAAGGCGAGCAAGGCGTGCTTTCGGTCGAGCCATATAAATCGGAAATTCTGCCGTTCTGGAAATTCGCCACTCCCGAAAAAGCGCGTGAAAGCAGCGAGAAAATTTATTCGCTCTTTTTGCAATATAAGGAAGCGAACGATTTCATCGGCATGGACATGGCGCGCAAGTTTTTGCAGATGGGCATCACGCGCAGCCGACGATATGCGAACCATCCGGGCGGGAAAAAATACGATGGGCCGGTGCCCTCCGACAAGAAAGGCGTAAGCGGCGCGCATGGCCGCAAGGAATTGCCGAAAACCGAAGACCCAATCAAAGCCGAATGCGCGCGGATATTTCAAGAAAAATATCTGCTCGCAAAGAACGACGAAGCTTATATCGCGCTGGCCCAAGAGCACCGCGAACAATACGAAAATGACAACGGTTCAGCAGAAACTCCAAAACGCCGTAAACCACGCACTGCAAACTCTGGCGATTGAAACTTCCGCCGTTACGCCCGACGCCTTGCGCGTTGTCCCAACGGCCAACGCGCAACATGGCGATTATCAGTGGAACGGCGCGCTGCCTCTGGCAAAATCCACCAAACAAAACCCGCGCGCATTGGCGCAAAGCGTCGTTGAGAAACTCGACGTCGCCGAGATTTCTGCCGCCCCTGAAATCGCCGGGCCGGGCTTCATTAACTTCCGGCTAACGCGTGAGTTTCTTGAAAACGCAACGCTCGAAGCGACGCGCGACGAACGCCAGGGCGTGCCCGTGGCTGAAACACCGCGCACCGTCGTCGTCGATTTTTCAGGCCCCAACGTCGCCAAGCCGATGCATGTTGGCCACATCCGCTCAACAATTCTGGGCGATGCGGTCGCGCGGCTTTTGCGCTTCGCCGGTCACACTGTCGTCACCGACAATCACATCGGCGATTGGGGCACACAATTCGGCAAGATGATTATTGGCTGGAAGAATCATCGCGATGAAGATGCCTTGCAGCGCGACCCGATTGCCGAAATGGAACGGTTGTACAAGAAGGTTAATGCAGCGGCTGAAACCGATGAGACGATTGCGAATTTGGCACGCGAAGAAACCACGAAACTCCAAAATGGTGATGCAGAAAACCTCGCCATCTGGCACAAGCTGATCGAGCTTTCGCAAGCGCAATTTGATGAAATCTATGGCCGCTTAAATATCGAGTTCGACTAC
This genomic window from Abditibacteriaceae bacterium contains:
- a CDS encoding aldo/keto reductase; translated protein: MDYKNLGRTGAKVSPLCLGCMNFGWGTEEADSIAVIHRALDAGINFLDTADVYGQGASETITGKALRGKRDAVFLASKVHGKMGEGPNEQGNSRLHIIKGCEDSLRRLDVDYLDLYQIHRPQSDIAIDETLRALDDLVRSGKVRYIGTSTFGAWQLCESLWQSEKLGLNRFVSEQPPYNIFDRRAERELFPFAQTFGFGIIPWSPLAGGMLTGKYRRNEKGPEGSRYESGKFRSGEPVPDAAWDALEGVEALAKEKGCALDAFAIAWCAANPAVTSPIIGPRTMEQLEGNLKALDVEITDEDKKRIDEIVKPGTHVAEYYQADFGPSQYR
- a CDS encoding M48 family metallopeptidase — encoded protein: MKNRFLLVLALFLSVCAASPQTAHAGLFSISPDKERKMGADAAKQIESQARIVRGPVADWVEAIGSRLAATSDKEFKYSFKVIDSPEVNAFALPGGYIYVYTGLRKVAQTDDELAAVLAHEITHSEKHHYAQQYKKASKRGLLFGVGAAIAGLPNLAQQALGILDFSMTQKYGRSHESEADRLGMERMARAGFNPEGMVSLLTKLAAENGSSSRIDQWMSDHPEGKKRAAAAELQTKEIRALQAQNAPTVKPVFPTWSLESLRGESVPSEAVSKPVVP
- a CDS encoding NYN domain-containing protein, coding for MPRSVDQRVGVFIDVQNMFYAAKHLYGSKLNFAKLLDYVARDRPLVRAIAYVVQTPEIDQSNFLAMLRSNSYEIRSKDLKQRPDGSAKGDWDMGLALDALAMSERLDVVAIVSGDGDFVDLVNFLKARGVRVEIYSFPYSTAEELRWAATEYFQMGTEMIMNPQMRPGDNRSPGERFGDNHFEDFNDVDALPFAAQRSVIE
- a CDS encoding ABC-2 family transporter protein, with product MKKYWSVALLGWQDSLAYRFNALVWVLYAVLPSLTLMFVWLAVYEGPKKKSIAGLDLPAMMTYYLAVTALSVAITPNFEWETMTQIREGKITGFIVRPIGFFGYRMAQETSYQIIKTAMMLPAFALLVWAFRDYVRIPPMSFGRILFFILSAILAYILLTQIKFMLAISAFWLAEAQGFLEIWHILMGVFAGRLLPLALLPRWLQSLGGVLPFSLMYAFPLDVLLKDLTLVEIGTGFARQLLWISVLAVGVRVMWRRGLLAYEAYGG
- a CDS encoding DUF1802 family protein, which translates into the protein MINTALKEWAATCLALARGEQIVILRKGGLRDDEGTFALESPAFWLQPTYFHHAEHLVKPEFQSVLQEAERRQESGENDRFIRLQLWARVEKVWSVAPQNDAALANIPHIWSEAYLDVRRAFRPDTPILCAALRVYSASTSHIVPMQPQFLGCRSWLDLPRSLPTENSIAVLDDTAFAKRIGEITEILG
- a CDS encoding DUF1844 domain-containing protein, encoding MSQEREDEPKITVVDRRMLSDDDRAGKSPSPAEAPQVAAAAPETELEVVADEDDMGEEAGEEAISDEEMQQMRAAMEAEQFAAIEARVGRPLTDTEKDAVRAEMENQAREQAQQMSTLEVAPMMQQFLAEISARAAIHMGLMPNPYTRLIAKNDAEARLAIDTFAAVYEVLKPRLDPAIQKEYSRVLNDLRVNFSQQTGLPAGGFGSFGGPKIIH
- a CDS encoding copper amine oxidase N-terminal domain-containing protein, which produces MKNSKRWTSVALTLALAGGALPTAWNGNDAPLGVRAAHAQGGITVLLNGQVLNLGATGATQSAGRVLVPLRGVFEALGANVDYDANTQTVFATSGATQMQLRIGSTQANVNGQTRFLDVPAQTRFGRTLVPLRFVSESLGATVSWNEAQRTVYITSNAGNPNGPINPPINQPNNPPINPPVNQQRETLSGVVTSTINAYSFTMRSDAGELLTVQTAVPLPARFNLNDRVTVTGIRGAQFQADNVVVVTTARQRAGSGRITAIRGEQLFLRHRLGETFVVEPIGGTGTFTVGETVTFEGFFDGAVVRDATVQVYRATNTTPPPVAGTNVDFTGTIESIVAARNEIRVRGDNGQLYTVIYTGTDRFNRFDRVRVRGSFDNGITTARNVTIVQ
- the glmM gene encoding phosphoglucosamine mutase, which gives rise to MSSHSSALMISVSGIRGVIGHALSPGNALDFVQSYAAFLKNQGKEKPLVLLARDTRPSGEMMRHAVLAGLIGSGCRVLDLGIVSTPTLQLSIPFHKADGAICITASHNPVEWNALKFFQPSGMYLDKTMGSEVIRIYDNKDFVCGTWETMGSVETDDTAIERHIAAILQLVDADKIRAKKFKVVLDGCAGAGNTISPLLLRELGCDVVHINAALDGIFPHNPEPLPVNMVQLCDAVKANNADIGFAHDADADRVAVATNDGEFIGEDYSLVWAIAHYLKNRKRGPIVTNLSTSMAVEAVAKQYDCAVHRSAVGDANVSAMMHETKAVIGGEGNGGVIMPDIQYGRDGIAALAFTLDFLATENKTSGELHREIPHFFITKSTIDFPNDKMKPLLAWLKSKEKTARADERDGLRLDWPANGETTSWAHIRPSGTEPFVRVICEAKTEAESNRMQKHLRDEIASIAGAL
- a CDS encoding DUF4385 domain-containing protein; translated protein: MKFDYSLDFKSIDFRKQPELYRIGKGEQGVLSVEPYKSEILPFWKFATPEKARESSEKIYSLFLQYKEANDFIGMDMARKFLQMGITRSRRYANHPGGKKYDGPVPSDKKGVSGAHGRKELPKTEDPIKAECARIFQEKYLLAKNDEAYIALAQEHREQYENDNGSAETPKRRKPRTANSGD